One segment of bacterium DNA contains the following:
- a CDS encoding T9SS type A sorting domain-containing protein → MAKSDSAIVPGRNLDEPQADLPIVSVPTEYRLYQNYPNPFNPVTEIRFDLPEVARVELKVFNTLGQLVATLLSEERPAGVYTVSWDASHAASGMYIYQLKAGGFVDAKKMALIR, encoded by the coding sequence GTGGCAAAGTCCGACAGTGCCATTGTCCCCGGTCGGAATCTGGATGAACCTCAAGCGGACCTACCGATTGTTTCGGTACCCACCGAGTACAGATTGTACCAAAACTACCCCAATCCCTTCAATCCCGTGACCGAAATTCGCTTCGACTTGCCGGAAGTGGCGAGAGTCGAGCTGAAGGTCTTTAACACTCTCGGGCAGCTTGTGGCAACCCTACTGAGCGAAGAGCGGCCCGCGGGAGTCTACACGGTGTCCTGGGATGCGAGTCACGCCGCTTCAGGCATGTACATTTACCAATTGAAAGCCGGCGGTTTCGTGGATGCCAAGAAAATGGCTCTGATCCGCTAA
- a CDS encoding T9SS type A sorting domain-containing protein, which yields MRPVVYGLVLLLLGPQAAQAQNHWEVINRSNSRCITIKFVTPQIGWAANIFSAPPPNFSLYKTTDGGYTWSGAIVWNPHIFSSTIAFYNERRGFVGAGFWGAVTFDGETWTQYPQPDGIVVNSAVYLDSLTLIGTSVVMLGPDSLGRDEFRGQICRSTDGGLSWESLYVVFDRYGVGGPAVSPTGTVLVGTEPGIVWRTMDEGNSWQTVSGVPGNRWLAAADTGVFYCMTSDGSVARSVDDGFTWQVVRTDTLHPGLWYWDIAFPDPMHGWLAADSGYIVQTSDGGISWENYRLPDSRDGISSMSFWDSTLGWGIDPGFGTPEVPTLVYRWSLSTNVRERWQRLGMANDLHILNVYPNPFNVRTNISFFVPNRGPIKATISDMLGRSVDVLVDDAFVSGIHQLTWEGVHHASGVYFLKVSDGSQSVTSKLYLLK from the coding sequence ATGAGACCCGTTGTTTATGGATTGGTTTTGCTTTTGTTAGGTCCACAGGCGGCGCAGGCCCAGAACCACTGGGAGGTCATCAACCGCTCAAACAGCCGGTGTATCACCATCAAGTTTGTAACGCCCCAAATCGGCTGGGCCGCCAATATCTTCAGCGCACCGCCTCCTAACTTTAGCTTGTACAAGACCACCGATGGTGGCTACACGTGGTCGGGAGCTATCGTCTGGAACCCGCACATCTTCTCATCCACCATTGCCTTCTACAACGAGCGTCGCGGCTTTGTAGGCGCTGGTTTCTGGGGTGCAGTTACTTTCGACGGCGAAACATGGACGCAGTATCCCCAACCCGACGGCATCGTAGTCAATTCGGCTGTCTATTTGGATTCGCTAACGTTGATCGGAACAAGCGTGGTGATGTTAGGGCCGGACTCCTTAGGCAGAGATGAATTCCGCGGCCAGATTTGCCGAAGCACCGACGGAGGACTCTCGTGGGAAAGCCTTTACGTTGTCTTCGATAGATATGGCGTTGGTGGACCTGCAGTGTCACCCACCGGGACAGTATTGGTTGGCACTGAACCCGGAATCGTTTGGCGGACCATGGACGAAGGCAACTCCTGGCAGACGGTCTCCGGAGTTCCCGGCAACCGATGGTTAGCGGCAGCCGATACCGGCGTTTTCTACTGCATGACCTCTGACGGGAGCGTTGCCCGTAGCGTGGATGACGGCTTTACATGGCAGGTCGTGCGAACTGATACCCTGCATCCCGGACTGTGGTACTGGGACATTGCCTTTCCCGATCCAATGCACGGGTGGCTTGCCGCAGACAGCGGTTATATAGTTCAGACTTCCGACGGCGGCATTTCATGGGAAAACTACAGACTGCCAGACTCCCGTGATGGAATTAGTTCTATGTCTTTCTGGGACTCTACTCTGGGATGGGGTATTGATCCCGGCTTTGGAACACCAGAGGTGCCTACCTTGGTGTATCGTTGGTCACTCAGCACTAATGTGCGTGAAAGATGGCAACGCCTGGGGATGGCAAACGATCTTCACATCCTTAACGTCTATCCCAATCCTTTCAATGTCCGGACAAATATTTCCTTCTTTGTGCCAAACAGGGGCCCAATCAAGGCCACGATTTCTGATATGCTGGGGCGTTCAGTGGACGTTCTAGTTGACGATGCCTTTGTTAGCGGAATCCATCAACTCACATGGGAAGGGGTGCATCATGCAAGCGGCGTTTATTTCCTCAAGGTATCGGACGGCAGCCAATCCGTCACGAGCAAACTCTATCTCCTTAAGTAG